In the genome of Clostridia bacterium, the window CACCGGGATGCCCAGAATGCCCGGGGCTTGCCCTGTTGCATCGTCTCCGCCCCTGCCAACTCCGCCGCACTGGCCGCCGCACCGGTTGCCTTGTTCCGCGCGAATCCTTGCATCAGCGGCATCTGCCTGTGCAAGAGCCTGCTCCGGCGTGATGGTGAGATATGCCCCGATCTTCTCCTCGACCTTCCCGATCTGGTCGAGCACCGATTCGGTGATCTCCCTTGATGTCACCTCTCCACGGACGAGCATGCCCCGTAGGTCGTGGGCAGTGCGCTCACACAGCCTCATGCTTCTCCCCCCTCGGCCGATTCGACGATCCTGGGCACTCGGAAGAACGCGCCGTCTCTTTCCGGAGCATTCGCCAGCGCTTCTTCCTGAGTGAGGGATGGCCCTACTTCATCTTCGCGGTACACATTCACCATCGGCAGAGCGTGGGCAGTGGGTTGCACTCCCTCGGTTGAAAGCTCACCCAGTTTGTTCACGTAAGCGATGATCACAGAAAGCACCGCTCCCACCTGCTCAAGCTCCTCCTCGTCGAAGCTGAGCCTGGCGAGGTCGGCAACGTGGGCTGTCTGTTCTCTGGTAATTGCCAATTCACTCACCACCATCAGCGGGAATCGCTCCCGCATCTTCAAGCATCTTGAGATAATCCTGCTCAGACATGATCGCGAGGCCCAGCTCTCTCGCCCGCGCGAGTTTGGACCCGGCATCATCCCCGGCCACAACGTAGTCTGTCTTCCGGCTCACACTCGAGCTTACGCGACCCCCGAGGGACTCGGCAGCCGCCTCGGCCTGCTGGCGGGTGAGGCGGGAAAGGGATCCGGTGAAAACGAAGACCTTCCCATCAAAGCTGTCTGCCCTGCTTCGTGTCTGTTCATCCTCATCTCGCATCCTTACACCAGCTGCAGCCAACCTTCCGATTGTCGCCCGGTTCTGATCGGACGAGAAGAACGACACGACACTCGACGCCACCACATCGCCCACCATGGGAATAGCCAGAAGATCCTCGTAGGCAGCGCCCTCAAGCGCATCCATCGAGCGGAAATGGGAGGCCAGGAGCTTCGCGGTGTTCACGCCCACATGGCGTATCCCCAGAGCGAAAACCAGCCGATAGAGTGGGTTCGCTTTGCTCGCCTGTATGGCCGATGCCAGATTCTCGGCGGACTTGCGTCCCATCCTCTCCACCTTGGCTAGCTGATCGACGGCTAGAGAGTATATGTCCGCCACGTCGCTCATCAGCCCGCAAGCAAGGAGGCGCTCCACACCCGATGGACCCAGGCCGTCGATATCCATGGCATCCCTCGATGCGAAGTGGATCATGCCCTCCCGTATCCTAGCCGGGCATGAGATGTTCACACATCTGGTGGCGGCCTCTCCTGCCTCCCTTACCACATCCGCCCCACATTCCGGGCAGGTGAGAGGCATTACGAACTCCCGCTCCTCTCCAGTGCGTTTCTCCAAAAGCACGCGCACAACCTCTGGAATCACGTCCCCGGCACGCTGGATAAGAACCGCATCTCCAATCCGCACATCCTTGGCCCGCACGTAGTCCTCATTGTGCAGTGATGCACGGGAGACCGTCACACCCCCGACACTCACAGGCTCGAACACCGCTGTAGGTGTGAGCACACCTGTCCTTCCCACCTGGATGACGACATCACGGACAATGGTCTGCGCCTGCACGGCCGGGTACTTGTACGCCGTCGCCCACCTCGGCGAGTGGGATGTGAACCCCAGCTCCCTCTGGAGGTCCAACCGATTCAGCTTCACCACGATCCCATCGATCTCATATGGCAGCGTGTTCCGCGCCTCAGCGATCCGGTCGCGGAACCTAAGCACATCGTCGATCCCTCGGCACACACTGATCTCCTTGTTCACCTGGAACCCAAGGGACCTGATCAGTTGAAGAGCCCCCCAGTGGGTGTCGATGAGGTCCACGGCCATTGGAACGTAGTAAAAGAACGCATCGAGCCTTCGCGAGGCGGTCACCTTGGGATCGAATTGCCTCAGAGAGCCCGCGGCAGCGTTCCGCGGATTTGCGAACATGGGCTCTCCGTTCTCCTCCCGTTCCGCGTTGAGCCGTGCAAAATCGGGCTTGCGCATGTATACCTCTCCACGCACCGTGATCGAGCTGGGGGCGTCCGCAGGAAGCACAAGCGGTATGGCCCGAATTGTCCGAAGGTTGGCCGTCACGTTCTCTCCCCGTTCGCCATCGCCCCTGGTAGCACCGACGACAAGCTTGCGGTCACGGTAGGAAAGGGAGATCCCAAGTCCATCGATCTTCGGCTCGGCCACGTACTCAACCTGGTCGAGACCGGTTCCTCGCCTGACCCTTGCATCGAATGAGCGAAGCGAACCCTCATCGAACACGTTGTCGAGGGAGAGCATGGGAATCTCATGGAAGACCGGCTCGAAGCCTGACGCTGCCTCCCCACCCACCCTGCGCGAGGGGGAATTCTCATCGGAAAGCTCCGGGTGAGCCTCCTCTAGGGCGATGAGTTCCCGCATCAGAGCATCGTATTCCGCATCGGTAATCTCCGGATCGTCGAGCACGTAGTAACGACAGTTGTGATGCCGGATGGCCTCTCTGAGCTCCTGCACTTTTCTGGACGGATCGATCAAATCAGTCACCCCCCAGCACTATGCCTTCTGTATCGGTGCGAAGCTCTGGGCGAACTGCTTGATGCCAAGGGGCGCCGGAAAAGCTATGGTGATGACCCAGTCGCCGCCACTGGCAACCACGGAAACAACAACACCGTCGCCGAACCGTGCATGCCTCACCCTATCGCCTGCCGAGTACTCTGCATCCCCGGCAGAGGCAGCAGCGGCTCTCTTGACCACCTCAGTTGCGGTTCCCCTGCGAGCATGGGCCTCGCCCGACGCCGCGTTGCCGAGAGTCCTAATTCCAGCCCTCGATGGGGGCAATCCGCCGGGAACCCCTGCGTATCTCCAGCTGAAGGCGTCCACCAGCAGATCCTCGGGAATCTCCCAGAGAAACCGTGAGGCCTCGTTCTGAGTCGTCGCTCCATATATGCTCCTCTGATTCGCCCGAACAAGGTAAAGCCGGTCCTTCGCTCTGGTGATTCCCACATAGCACAGCCGGCGCTCTTCCTCAAGCGCCTCCGGATCGTAGGCCGACCGCGCCAGGGGAAACAGGTTCTCCTCCATGCCGGCGATGAAGACCACGGGGAATTCCAACCCCTTTGCGGAGTGGAGTGTCATCAGCGTCACGGAATCTCCTGAAAGATCCGCTCTGTCCAGATCGGTGAGGAGCGAGACTTCCTCAAGGAATGCCCCTATGTCGGTGGGGCTCACTACGCGCACGGACCCGATCTCCGCCGCGGCATCGGCTGCAGCAGCAATTGCGGCCTGCCTAGCCTCGAACTCGAGAGTAACCGTTCTGAGTTCCCGGAGGTTCTCGATCCTGCTCTCGCTCTCGATGGTCTTCTCTAGCTCCAGCTCTCTCTGATATCCGGTTTCATCCATAATACGCTGGACCATGTCCGAGACGCTGAGCTGTCCTTTGCAGGATATGAGCTTTTCCATCGTGTCAACGAATTCCTGCATGGCCTTGCGCGCCCGCGCGGATAGCTCTGGCGCTTCGGCGGCCATTGCCACCCCTCCATACAGCGGCAGCCTGTTCCTCGCAGCTATGGCCCGCGTTGCCTCAAGGGTCGTGCCGCCTATTCCCCGCCTGGGAACGTTGATTATCCGTTCTAGGCTGATGGAATCCCCAGGGTTTTCCACCACTCTTAGGTATGCCAGTACGTCCTTGATCTCACGCCGCTCGTAGAACTTCAGTCCACCAACTATCCTGTAGGGGATGCCCCGGTTCAGGAGCACTTCCTCTATGACGCGGGATTGCGCGTTAGTCCGGTACAGCACTGCGAAATCCCTGTAGCCTCGCCTCTCGGCGACTGCCAGTCGCTGTGTCTCATCGGCGATGAACCGCGCCTCTTCCTTCTCGCTCCCGGCCTCGTATATCGCTATCTTCGCCCCCGCTTCCCGCGAGGTCCAGAGGGTCTTCTGCTTCCTTCCTCTGTTGTTGGCGATTACCCTGTTGGCGGCGTCTAGTATAGTGCCTGTAGACCGGTAGTTCTGCTCCAGCTTCACTACACGGGCATTGGGGTAGTCTCGCTCGAAGTCAAGTATGTTTCGGATATCGGCGCCTCGCCACTGGTATATCGACTGGTCGTCATCGCCCACCACGCATATGTTGCAGTGCTTTGCCGAAAGCAGCTTGATCAGCATGTATTGGGCGCGGTTGGTATCCTGGTACTCATCGACCATTATATATCGGAAACGTTCCTGGTGCTTCACCAGGACCTCCGGCCGTTCCCGGTAGAGCCTCACGGTGATCATGATCAGGTCATCGAAGTCCAGCGCATTGTCGCGGGCCAAGGCCTGCTGGTATCCGGCGTACACTCTGCCGATGGTGCGTGTTCTCTCATCCCGTGCGTTCGCCGCGTACTCCTCCGGCCCCACCAGATCGTTCTTGGCTGTGCCTATTGCACTGAGCACAGCCTGGGGCTTGAACATCTCTCCGGATATGTTGAGCTCCTTCAAACAACGCTTGGCCGCAGTAAGCTGGTCCGATTCGTCGAGGATAATGAACGATCTCTTGTATCCCAATGACTCGATCTCATCCCGAAGCACCCTGGCGCAGAACGAGTGGAACGTGGATATCCACACATACATGCCTGGGCGCCCCGCAAGGTCGACCACGCGGTTCTTCATCTCCGATGCCGCCTTGTTGGTGAAGGTCACAGCAAGGATGCTGCCTGGGGCCACTCCCGCCTCTGCAATGAGGTAGGCCACTCTGTGGGTGAGCACCCTGGTCTTCCCGCTGCCGGCGCCGGCCAGAATGAGAAGAGGGCCGTCGGTGTGAACGACGGCCTCCCGCTGAGGCGGGTTCAGCGCTTCAAGCAGGTCTCGGCCCATTCGCCTACTCCTCCATCAGGCTGATTGCCTTGCCAATCCGCGCCATCGCTTTCTCTCGCCCGAGAAGGGCGAGGCTCTCGAACAACGGCGGAGTGACTCGCCGTCCCGTTATGGCGACTCGAACCTGCATGAGGAGATCTCCGGCCTTCCAGGACATGGACTCCGCTGCGCCTCTGAGAGCAGATTCTATGTTCTCGTGTGTCCACTCGCCAACATCCGCCATGGCTGAGGCCGCGGCCCTCAAGGCGTCTGCGATCCTGGCCGGTGGTTCCTTGCTCTTGGTTCCGAACTCCTGCCGCTGCAATTCCACTTCATCAGCGAATAGGAAGCCCAGCATCTCCGGCGCCTCCGTGAGTAAGCCGAGTCTGTCGGTGACCAGAGACACCGCCTGCTCCAACCGGCGCACA includes:
- the gatC gene encoding Asp-tRNA(Asn)/Glu-tRNA(Gln) amidotransferase subunit GatC; translation: MAITREQTAHVADLARLSFDEEELEQVGAVLSVIIAYVNKLGELSTEGVQPTAHALPMVNVYREDEVGPSLTQEEALANAPERDGAFFRVPRIVESAEGGEA
- the ligA gene encoding NAD-dependent DNA ligase LigA, which gives rise to MTDLIDPSRKVQELREAIRHHNCRYYVLDDPEITDAEYDALMRELIALEEAHPELSDENSPSRRVGGEAASGFEPVFHEIPMLSLDNVFDEGSLRSFDARVRRGTGLDQVEYVAEPKIDGLGISLSYRDRKLVVGATRGDGERGENVTANLRTIRAIPLVLPADAPSSITVRGEVYMRKPDFARLNAEREENGEPMFANPRNAAAGSLRQFDPKVTASRRLDAFFYYVPMAVDLIDTHWGALQLIRSLGFQVNKEISVCRGIDDVLRFRDRIAEARNTLPYEIDGIVVKLNRLDLQRELGFTSHSPRWATAYKYPAVQAQTIVRDVVIQVGRTGVLTPTAVFEPVSVGGVTVSRASLHNEDYVRAKDVRIGDAVLIQRAGDVIPEVVRVLLEKRTGEEREFVMPLTCPECGADVVREAGEAATRCVNISCPARIREGMIHFASRDAMDIDGLGPSGVERLLACGLMSDVADIYSLAVDQLAKVERMGRKSAENLASAIQASKANPLYRLVFALGIRHVGVNTAKLLASHFRSMDALEGAAYEDLLAIPMVGDVVASSVVSFFSSDQNRATIGRLAAAGVRMRDEDEQTRSRADSFDGKVFVFTGSLSRLTRQQAEAAAESLGGRVSSSVSRKTDYVVAGDDAGSKLARARELGLAIMSEQDYLKMLEDAGAIPADGGE
- the pcrA gene encoding DNA helicase PcrA, with amino-acid sequence MGRDLLEALNPPQREAVVHTDGPLLILAGAGSGKTRVLTHRVAYLIAEAGVAPGSILAVTFTNKAASEMKNRVVDLAGRPGMYVWISTFHSFCARVLRDEIESLGYKRSFIILDESDQLTAAKRCLKELNISGEMFKPQAVLSAIGTAKNDLVGPEEYAANARDERTRTIGRVYAGYQQALARDNALDFDDLIMITVRLYRERPEVLVKHQERFRYIMVDEYQDTNRAQYMLIKLLSAKHCNICVVGDDDQSIYQWRGADIRNILDFERDYPNARVVKLEQNYRSTGTILDAANRVIANNRGRKQKTLWTSREAGAKIAIYEAGSEKEEARFIADETQRLAVAERRGYRDFAVLYRTNAQSRVIEEVLLNRGIPYRIVGGLKFYERREIKDVLAYLRVVENPGDSISLERIINVPRRGIGGTTLEATRAIAARNRLPLYGGVAMAAEAPELSARARKAMQEFVDTMEKLISCKGQLSVSDMVQRIMDETGYQRELELEKTIESESRIENLRELRTVTLEFEARQAAIAAAADAAAEIGSVRVVSPTDIGAFLEEVSLLTDLDRADLSGDSVTLMTLHSAKGLEFPVVFIAGMEENLFPLARSAYDPEALEEERRLCYVGITRAKDRLYLVRANQRSIYGATTQNEASRFLWEIPEDLLVDAFSWRYAGVPGGLPPSRAGIRTLGNAASGEAHARRGTATEVVKRAAAASAGDAEYSAGDRVRHARFGDGVVVSVVASGGDWVITIAFPAPLGIKQFAQSFAPIQKA